A genomic stretch from Eptesicus fuscus isolate TK198812 chromosome 15, DD_ASM_mEF_20220401, whole genome shotgun sequence includes:
- the LOC103286596 gene encoding LOW QUALITY PROTEIN: cerebellar degeneration-related protein 2-like (The sequence of the model RefSeq protein was modified relative to this genomic sequence to represent the inferred CDS: inserted 2 bases in 1 codon; substituted 1 base at 1 genomic stop codon), which translates to MAGALAAPGRHGRPRCWRGNGAEEFEKKEDAPRCDPXDLPQDLQLAAELGKTSLGRXAEVEGSLQQLQLQETEALAQQMELPPQVKEQGAKVYEHLAVTARELEEANRQLAADSTASQQKFLSLAEMIKNLQASTQQLQGQVEELKSFGQSRGSPGRRGPTPAPGFWGGNELPELRPRGVHDPASAEKVASLPSQPSLCAEENAHLKKLVRTLRARLSLEQQRRGALEEQFGLVLKENAELEQQLGAASGYRARALELEAAVAEIRRVLQVERPSAVEKLVPASLSVPFREPGQSLLEEMPPTVPEAQRRPLRRPLQPNSSSSSETVLSSLAGGDVGKSHERTCIPSPVEQRGVSPPQELDTLDSALKARYEERLTKCEQQTGDSLSHKAVQTARAPPPAGAGTGTPPPKYKALFKEIFSRIQKRKPIDKQGGKYRSLPSP; encoded by the exons Atggctggggccctggctg CCCCCGGGAGACACGGCCGGCCGAGATGCTGGCGGGGAAACGGGGCGGAGGAGTTTGAGAAGAAGGAGGACGCGCCCCGGTGCGACCCCTGAGACCTCCCGCAGGATCTCCAACTTGCTGCTGAGCTTGGGAAGACATCACTGGGCCG GGCAGAGGTGGAGGGCTCtctgcagcagctgcagctgcaggaaaCCGAGGCCCTGGCCCAGCAGATGGAGCTCCCGCCGCAGGTGAAGGAGCAGGGAGCGAAGGTTTACGAGCACCTCGCGGTCACGGCGAGGGAGCTGGAAGAAGCCAACCGACAGCTGGCCGCTGACAGCACGGCCTCCCAGCAGAAGTTTCTGAGTCTGGCTGAAATGATCAAAAACCTGCAAGCCAGCAcccagcagctccagggccaAGTGGAGGAGCTGAAGTCCTTTGGCCAAAGCAGGGGGAGCCCGGGGAGGCGCGGCCCAACGCCCGCACCCGGCTTCTGGGGTGGGAACGAGCTGCCTGAGCTACGCCCACGCGGCGTGCACGACCCCGCGTCTGCAGAAAAGGTCGCTTCCTTGCCCAGTCAGCCAAGCCTCTGCGCAGAGGAAAATGCGCATTTGAAGAAGCTGGTGAGGACGCTGCGGGCGCGGCTGAGCCTGGAGCAGCAGCGGcggggggccctggaggagcagttCGGGCTCGTGCTGAAGGAGAACGCGgagctggagcagcagctggggGCCGCCAGCGGCTACCGGGCCCGGGCGCTGGAGCTGGAGGCCGCGGTGGCTGAAATTCGGCGGGTGCTGCAGGTGGAGCGTCCCTCCGCCGTCGAAAAGCTGGTGCCCGCCTCCCTGTCTGTCCCTTTCAGAGAGCCCGGCCAGAGCCTGCTGGAAGAGATGCCGCCGACGGTGCCCGAGGCCCAGCGGAGGCCCCTCCGGAGGCCGCTGCAgcccaacagcagcagcagcagcgagacGGTGCTGAGCAGCTTGGCGGGCGGGGACGTCGGGAAGAGCCACGAGCGGACCTGCATCCCTTCGCCCGTGGAGCAGAGGGGTGTGTCCCCGCCGCAGGAACTCGACACACTGGATAGCGCCCTGAAGGCCAGGTACGAGGAGCGGCTGACGAAGTGCGAGCAGCAGACGGGGGACTCGCTGTCCCACAAGGCTGTGCAGACGgccagggccccgccccccgctggggcCGGCACCGGCACACCGCCTCCCAAATACAAAGCGCTCTTTAAGGAGATCTTCAGCCGCATCCAAAAGAGGAAGCCGATCGACAAGCAGGGAGGGAAATAccgctctctcccctctccttaa